The proteins below are encoded in one region of Brassica napus cultivar Da-Ae chromosome A6, Da-Ae, whole genome shotgun sequence:
- the LOC106350091 gene encoding N-glycosylase/DNA lyase OGG1 — MKRPRPPSPPSISAAAKPPLSPPPTPILKQKLQRTGAPKWLPLKLTQTELTLPLTFPTGQTFRWKQTGPVQYSGSIGPHLVSLRQRPGDETVSYCLHRSATSPNAAELALLDFLNAEISLAELWSDFEMKDPRFGEVARHLRGARVLRQDPLECLIQFLCSSNNNIARITKMVDFVSSLGLYLGEVEGFEFHQFPSLERLSRVSEDELRKAGFGYRAKYITGTVSALQSKPGGGDEWLLSLRKLDLQDAIAALCTLPGVGPKVAACIALFSLDQHSAIPVDTHVWQIATRYLVPDLAGAKLTNKLCSRVAEAFVSKYGEYAGWAQTLLFIAELPAQKALLQSFSQPIQLVKSAEKKK, encoded by the exons ATGAAGAGACCTCGACCCCCATCTCCACCGTCGATCTCCGCCGCCGCAAAACCACCACTTTCTCCTCCCCCTACTCCGATTCTCAAACAGAAGCTACAAAGAACAGGAGCACCAAAGTGGCTCCCACTAAAACTTACCCAAACGGAGCTCACACTACCGTTAACATTCCCGACGGGTCAAACATTCCGGTGGAAACAAACCGGACCGGTTCAGTACAGCGGATCGATCGGTCCTCACCTCGTCTCTCTCCGCCAGCGTCCAGGAGACGAGACGGTTTCCTACTGCCTCCACCGCAGCGCTACAAGCCCTAACGCCGCAGAGCTCGCGCTTCTCGATTTCCTCAACGCGGAGATCTCGCTAGCCGAGCTGTGGTCCGATTTCGAGATGAAGGATCCTCGTTTCGGAGAGGTGGCGAGGCATCTCCGCGGGGCGCGTGTGCTGAGGCAGGATCCGTTGGAGTGTTTGATTCAGTTTTTGTGCTCGTCGAACAACAACATCGCGAGGATTACGAAGATGGTGGACTTCGTGTCGTCTTTGGGGTTGTATCTGGGTGAGGTTGAGGGGTTTGAGTTTCATCAGTTCCCTTCGTTGGAAAGGTTGTCTAGGGTTTCTGAGGATGAGCTTAGAAAGGCTGGTTTTGGATACAG AGCGAAGTACATAACAGGTACTGTAAGTGCGTTGCAGTCGAAGCCAGGTGGTGGAGATGAATGGCTTCTGTCTCTACGCAAACTGGATCTCCAAGATGCGATTGCTGCTCTGTGTACGTTGCCTGGTGTTGGTCCGAAGGTAGCAGCTTGCATAGCTCTGTTTTCACTTGATCAGCATAGTGCCATTCCCGTTGACACGCATGTCTGGCAG ATAGCCACAAGGTACCTTGTGCCAGACCTTGCCGGTGCCAAACTGACAAATAAACTCTGCAGCAGAGTGGCAGAAGCATTTGTGAGTAAATATGGGGAATATGCTGGTTGGGCTCAGACATTGCTCTTCATTGCTGAGTTACCCGCACAGAAAGCTCTCTTGCAGTCCTTTTCACAGCCCATCCAACTGGTTAAATCTGcggaaaagaaaaagtaa
- the LOC106347379 gene encoding SWI/SNF complex subunit SWI3C, translating to MPASEDRRGKWKRRKRGGRRPKQEDEDMEEEDEDNNNEEMEDADNADELHQNGGATPDPGPGVNEVVEDSGTRVSDFPSVVRRVVIRPHASVTAVVAAERAGLIGESRGQGSLPSLENISYGQLQALSTVPADSVSLDTERSDGASSAYVISPPLIMEGEGVVKRFGDKVHVLPMHSDWFAPNTVDRLERQVVPQFFSGKSPNHTPESYMQFRNAIVSKYTDNPEKTLTISDCQGLVDGVEDEDFARVFRFLDHWGIINYCATSQCHPEPSMDVSDVREDSNGEVHVPSAALTSIESLIKFDKPICGHKSDSSVSCSDVDLPDLDIRIREHLCDNHCNHCSRPLPTVYFQSQKKEDVLLCSDCFHHARFVAGHSCIDFVKVDTTKDYRDQDGENWSDQETLLLLEAVELYNENWVQIADHVGSKSKAQCILHFLRLPVEDGLLDNVELPGVTDPVNPTNGFDNKGTVSNGALPGSSEQESETEINLPFVKSPNPVMALVAFLASAVGPRVASSCAHESLMVLSADDRSKSEGKDPSLIDETTCQNGAEAPTPLPQDKVMAAFRAGLSAAATKAKLFADHEEREIQRLSANIVNHQLKRMELKLKQFAEIETLLMKECEQVEKTRQRFAAERARMVSARFGSPGQTSNTNNLQGMSLSTGGGNNVNTLLQQQQQQGSASSSQPSIIPGFSNNPQLHAQMQFMARQQQQQQAFSFGPRLPLNAIQTNAGSTPSLFGNNQLNNNPAGAASINQPPFSHPMVRSSTGSASGSGLGLN from the exons ATGCCAGCTTCTGAAG ATAGAAGAGGGAAATGGAAACGGCGGAAGCGAGGTGGGAGGAGACCGAAGCAAGAGGACGAAGACatggaggaagaagacgaggaCAACAACAACGAGGAGatggaggatgctgataatgcCGATGAGCTTCACCAAAACGGCGGCGCAACACCCGATCCGGGACCCGGTGTTAACGAGGTAGTTGAAGATTCCGGTACTCGCGTCTCTGATTTCCCCTCAGTGGTTAGGCGCGTGGTGATCCGGCCACACGCCTCTGTAACAGCTGTTGTGGCGGCTGAGAGAGCTGGTTTGATTGGGGAGAGTAGAGGGCAAGGCTCGCTTCCATCTCTGGAGAATATTTCGTATGGGCAGTTACAGGCGTTGTCTACTGTGCCAGCTGATTCTGTGTCGCTTGATACTGAGAGGAGTGATGGAGCGTCTTCTGCTTATGTTATCTCTCCACCTCTTATTATGGAAGGAGAAGGAGTTGTTAAACGGTTTGGGGATAAGGTTCATGTCTTGCCTATGCATTCAG ATTGGTTTGCACCAAACACAGTGGATCGGCTTGAAAGGCAAGTTGTGCCACAGTTCTTCTCCGGAAAATCTCCAAATCATACACCAGAAAGTTATATGCAATTCAGGAATGCTATTGTCTCAAAATACACGGATAACCCTGAAAAGACACTGACGATATCTGATTGCCAAGGATTGGTAGATGGTGTCGAAGATGAAGATTTTGCACGAGTGTTCCGTTTTCTTGATCACTGGGGCATTATCAATTACTGCGCCACTTCCCAGTGCCATCCTGAGCCTTCTATGGATGTATCAGATGTTAGGGAGGATTCAAACGGTGAAGTCCATGTGCCATCTGCTGCGTTAACATCTATTGAGAGTTTGATCAAATTTGACAAGCCCATCTGTGGACACAAGTCAGATTCATCCGTGTCATGTTCGGATGTTGACCTCCCTGACTTGGACATAAGAATTCGTGAACACCTATGCGATAACCATTGCAACCATTGTTCTCGACCGCTCCCAACTGTGTACTTCCAATCACAAAAGAAG GAGGATGTACTTTTATGCTCTGATTGTTTTCACCATGCAAGATTTGTTGCTGGACATTCTTGTATTGACTTTGTAAAGGTGGATACAACCAAAGATTACAGAGATCAAGATGGAGAGAATTGGAGTGATCAAGAAACACTCTTGCTTCTTGAAGCTGTGGAACTCTACAATGAAAACTGGGTTCAGATTGCAGACCATGTTGGTTCAAAATCAAAAGCTCAATGCATTCTTCATTTTCTTCGATTACCTGTGGAGGATGGTCTTTTAGATAACGTTGAGCTTCCAGGTGTAACTGATCCGGTAAACCCTACAAATGGATTTGACAACAAAGGAACAGTTTCAAATGGGGCTTTACCag GTTCTTCTGAGCAAGAATCCGAAACTGAGATCAATCTTCCTTTCGTGAAGTCTCCTAATCCGGTTATGGCATTG GTAGCATTTTTGGCATCAGCTGTTGGACCTAGAGTTGCTTCGTCCTGTGCCCATGAGTCCCTCATGGTTTTATCCGCGGATGATAG GTCCAAATCTGAAGGAAAAGATCCCAGCTTGATTGATG AAACAACATGCCAAAACGGAGCGGAAGCACCGACTCCTTTGCCACAGGACAAGGTTATGGCAGCATTTAGAGCCGGTCTATCAGCTGCAGCAACAAAAGCAAAGTTGTTTGCTGATCATGAGGAACGTGAAATCCAAAGGCTTTCTGCAAATATCGTAAATCACCAG CTGAAGAGGATGGAGCTGAAGCTAAAGCAGTTTGCAGAAATCGAAACGTTGTTGATGAAAGAATGCGAACAAGTGGAGAAAACACGTCAGAGATTTGCTGCAGAACGAGCACGTATGGTCTCAGCAAGATTTGGATCACCTGGACAGACTAGTAACACTAATAATCTCCAAGGGATGTCTCTATCCACTGGTGGTGGTAACAACGTCAATACTCTCCTCCAGCAACAACAGCAGCAAGGTtcagcttcctcatctcaaccAAGCATCATCCCAGGATTCAGCAACAACCCGCAACTTCATGCGCAGATGCAGTTCATGGCAcgccaacaacaacaacagcaagcATTCTCCTTCGGCCCGAGATTGCCTCTCAATGCGATACAGACCAATGCAGGATCAACCCCTTCACTGTTTGGCAACAACCAACTTAATAATAACCCTGCAGGTGCAGCATCCATCAACCAACCTCCCTTTAGTCACCCGATGGTTAGGTCTTCCACTGGTTCTGCCTCCGGATCCGGCTTAGGCTTAAACTAA
- the LOC106347382 gene encoding proteasome subunit beta type-3-A has translation MSIFEYNGSAVVAMVGKNCFAIASDRRLGVQLQTIATDFQRISKIHDRVFIGLSGLATDVQTLYQRLVFRHKLYQLREERDMKPETFASLVSAILYEKRFGPYLCQPVIAGLGEDDKPFICTMDSIGAKELAKDFVVSGTASESLYGACEAMYKPDMEAEELFETISQALLSSVDRDCLSGWGGHVYVVTPTEIKERILKGRMD, from the exons ATGTCG ATCTTCGAGTACAATGGAAGCGCCGTTGTGGCTATGGTTGGGAAGAACTGCTTCGCCATCGCCAGTGATCGTAGACTCGGTGTGCAGCTCCAGACAATCGCCACTGATTTCCAGAGAATCTCCAAGATCCACGATCGCGTCTTCATCGGCCTCTCTGGTCTCGCCACCGATGTGCAAACACT GTACCAGCGATTGGTGTTTCGTCATAAGCTGTATCAGCTTCGTGAAGAGAGAGACATGAAGCCTGAGACTTTTGCTAGTCTTGTCTCCGCCATTCTTTACGAGAAAAG atttggtCCTTACTTATGCCAACCAGTGATTGCTGGCTTGGGAGAAGATGACAAGCCCTTTATTTGCACCATGGACTCCATTGGAGCCAA GGAGTTAGCTAAAGATTTTGTTGTCTCTGGAACTGCTTCAGAATCTCTGTATGGTGCCTGCGAAGCTATGTACAAGCCAGATATG GAAGCTGAGGAACTATTCGAGACAATATCGCAAGCACTTCTGTCGTCAGTTGACCGTGATTGTCTGAGTGGTTGGGGAGGGCATGTCTACGTTGT GACACCAACGGAGATTAAAGAGAGGATCCTAAAGGGAAGGATGGACTGA